The following proteins are co-located in the Pomacea canaliculata isolate SZHN2017 linkage group LG10, ASM307304v1, whole genome shotgun sequence genome:
- the LOC112573116 gene encoding histone deacetylase 1-like: MSSNSGYKKKICYYYDGDIGNYYYGQGHPMKPHRIRMTHNLILNYGLYRKMEIYRPHKATAEEMTKFHSDDYIKFLRSIRPDNMSEYNKQMQRFNVGEDCPVFDGMYEFCQLSTGGSVAGAVKLNKQAADIAVNWAGGLHHAKKSEASGFCYVNDIVLAILELLKYHQRVLYIDIDIHHGDGVEEAFYTTDRVMTVSFHKYGEYFPGTGDLRDIGAGKGKYYAVNFPLRDGIDDESYESIFKPVITKVMETYQPSAVVLQCGADSLSGDRLGCFNLTLKGHGKCVEFMKKWNLPLLLLGGGGYTIRNVARCWTYETSMALGVDVANELPYNDYFEYYGPDFKLHISPSNMANQNTAEYMDKIKTRLFENLRMLPHAPGVQMQAIPEDAINEESDDEDRENPDSRISIRASDKRITCEEEFSDSEDEGEGGRRDRTSYKPSKAKKPRNEEERKETDKSDGKEEKKEVKKEPVEVKEETKSTDKSSDDQPDAASTEKKEILAPKQEAQAEVKDSEDSGTEPQKMEH; the protein is encoded by the exons ATGAGTTCGAATTCAGGatacaagaaaaagatatgttATTACTATGACG GTGACATTGGGAACTATTACTATGGACAGGGACATCCTATGAAGCCTCACAGAATTCGCATGACACATAACCTTATTTTGAACTATGGCCTGTACAGGAAAATGGAAATTTAT cgTCCTCACAAAGCAACTGCagaagaaatgacaaaattcCACAGTGATGATTACATCAAGTTCCTTCGCAGCATTCGACCTGACAACATGTCTGAATACAATAAACAGATGCAGAGGT TCAATGTAGGTGAAGACTGTCCAGTTTTTGATGGCATGTATGAATTCTGTCAGCTGTCAACTGGAGGATCAGTTG CGGGTGCCGTTAAGCTGAACAAACAGGCAGCAGATATTGCCGTAAACTGGGCAGGTGGCCTTCATCATGCAAAGAAGTCAGAGGCATCAGGGTTCTGCTATGTCAATGACATTGTACTGGCCATCCTAGAGCTCCTGAA GTACCACCAAAGAGTTCTGTACATTGATATTGATATTCATCATGGTGATGGTGTTGAAGAAGCCTTTTATACAACTGACCGTGTGATGACTGTGTCATTCCACAAGTATGGGGAGTACTTTCCTGGCACTGGAGATCTCCGA gatATTGGTGCAGGAAAGGGAAAATATTATGCTGTGAACTTCCCACTTAGAGATGGTATTGATGATGAATCATATGAAAGTATCTTCAAACCG GTAATTACAAAAGTCATGGAAACCTACCAGCCCAGTGCCGTTGTTCTACAGTGTGGTGCCGACTCATTATCAGGAGATCGCCTTGGTTGCTTTAATTTGACATTGAAGGGGCATGGCAAATGTGTAGAGTTCATGAAAAAGTGGAATCTACCACTCCTTCTGTTAGGTGGTGGTGGGTACACCATCAGGAACGTGGCACGGTGCTGGACTTACGAGACCTCTATGGCTCTTGGTGTGGACGTAGCAAATG AGCTTCCATACAACGACTACTTTGAATATTATGGTCCTGACTTTAAACTGCACATCAGTCCTTCCAACATGGCCAACCAGAATACTGCGGAGTACATGGACAAAATTAA GACACGGCTTTTTGAGAATCTGCGAATGCTTCCTCATGCTCCTGGAGTCCAAATGCAAG CAATTCCTGAGGATGCAATTAATGAGGAAAGTGATGATGAGGACAGGGAGAATCCTGACAGTCGTATTTCAA TACGAGCAAGTGACAAGCGCATCACATGTGAAGAGGAATTTTCCGACAGCGAGGATGAAGGTGAGGGTGGGAGACGAGACCGCACCAGTTACAAGCCTTCCAAAGCCAAGAAACCGCGAAATGAGGAGGAGAGGAAAGAAACTGATAAAT CTGATggcaaggaagaaaagaaagaagtgaaaaaagagCCAGTGGAagtgaaggaagaaacaaagtcCACAGATAAAAG CTCTGATGACCAACCTGATGCAGCCAGCACCGAGAAAAaag AAATTCTGGCCCCTAAACAGGAAGCACAAGCAGAAGTCAAAGATTCAGAAGATTCAGGAACAGAACCTCAGAAAATGGAACATTGA